In the Ctenopharyngodon idella isolate HZGC_01 chromosome 4, HZGC01, whole genome shotgun sequence genome, one interval contains:
- the LOC127511025 gene encoding sialic acid-binding Ig-like lectin 13: protein MYMMEISVTFLLTGCLIQGVFCGFKINLLKRVEALEGSCVFIPCTFVIDQQYEQYLTDAKRIWYKDKNIVFDSSSPDTGLLRGEIFGTPTEKNCTTRFNNVEQKDIGSYSFRLEGKVGLKHTYTNTVEIVLIESPPKPSESVEGSAGGDGGDGGKLCESALLD, encoded by the exons ATGTACATGATGGAAATATCTGTGACGTTCCTCCTCACTGGATGTCTGATACAAG gagTTTTTTGTGGTTTTAAAATCAATCTGCTAAAGAGAGTAGAAGCTCTAGAAGGATCCTGTGTTTTCATACCCTGCACATTTGTTATTGATCAACAATATGAACAATATCTCACTGATGCGAAGAGAATATGGtataaagacaaaaacataGTGTTTGACTCCAGTAGCCCCGACACTGGATTGTTAAGAGGAGAAATATTTGGCACTCCTACAGAAAAAAACTGCACCACCCGCTTCAATAATGTTGAGCAGAAAGATATTGGGTCATATTCCTTCAGACTTGAAGGCAAAGTTGGATTGAAACATACCTACACAAACACTGTTGAAATTGTCCTCATAG AGTCTCCACCCAAACCCAGTGAGTCTGTTGAAGGATCAGCAGGAGGTGATGGAGGTGACGGAGGGAAGCTCTGTGAATCTGCGCTGCTCGACTAA